In Halictus rubicundus isolate RS-2024b chromosome 5, iyHalRubi1_principal, whole genome shotgun sequence, one genomic interval encodes:
- the Sppl gene encoding signal peptide peptidase-like protein gives MATYQVDYQWAYNIMDSSRISTFLISILLIVYGSFRSLNMEQEAREREKEKERSNLLTGILSNCSTANADGANGRVQTLNTMHALFLPLGASISLLIMFFFFDSMQMLVTICTAIVATVALAFLLLPMCQYIIRPCSDGNKISFGVCGRFTGAELLSFSLSVSIVCIWVLTGHWLLMDAMGMGLCVAFIAFFRLPSLKVSTILLTGLLIYDVFWVFFSSYIFSTNVMVKVATRSADNPVNLVARRLHLGGVAREAPKLPLPGKLVFPSMHQAGHFSMLGLGDVVMPGLLLCFVLRYDAYKKTQLLPGGCETGVPPPRHINRISYFHCSLIGYFLGLLTATVSSEVFKAAQPALLYLVPFTLLPLLTMAYLKGDLRRMWSEPFISQQPSKHMEV, from the exons ATGGCCACGTATCAAGTTGACTATCAGTG GGCTTACAACATAATGGACTCATCTAGGATATCTACTTTCCtaatatcgattttattgatagTCTATGGTAGTTTCCGATCTCTCAACATGGAACAGGAAgctagagaaagagaaaaagaaaaggaacgtAGTAATTTATTGACTGGAATACTCAGCAATTGTAGCACAGCCAATGCAGATGGTGCTAATGGAAGAGTTCAAACCTTAAACACGATGCATGCTCTTTTTCTACCTCTTGGTGCTTCCATCTCCCTGCTCatcatgtttttctttttcgatagCATGCAGATGCTCGTAACCATCTGTACAGCTA TTGTAGCTACAGTTGCATTGGCGTTTCTTTTACTGCCTATGTGTCAATACATTATTAGACCGTGTTCAGACGGTAATAAAATATCGTTCGGTGTCTGCGGAAGGTTTACAGGTGCAGAACTACTTTCATTCTCTTTGAGTGTGAGTATAGTATGCATCTGGGTCTTGACGGGACATTGGCTACTCATGGACGCAATGGGTATGGGACTTTGCGTAGCGTTCATTGCGTTCTTTCGACTACCTAGTCTAAAGGTATCTACCATACTGCTAACGGGCCTGCTGATTTACGATGTCTTCTGGGTTTTCTTTTCATCCTATATATTCAGCACAAACGTAATGGTTAAG GTAGCAACTAGATCGGCAGATAACCCAGTGAATCTTGTGGCTAGAAGGTTGCACTTAGGTGGTGTAGCGAGAGAAGCACCAAAACTTCCTCTACCTGGAAAGCTAGTCTTTCCGTCGATGCATCAAGCAGGACATTTTTCTATGCTAGGTCTTGGCGACGTTGTGATGCCGGGTCTATTGCTTTGTTTCGTTTTGCGGTACGATGCATACAAAAAAACGCAACTATTGCCAGGCGGTTGTGAAACTGGAGTTCCGCCCCCGCGTCACATAAACCGTATTAGTTACTTTCATTGTTCCCTGATCGGTTATTTTCTGGGATTACTTACTGCTACCGTAAGCTCCGAGGTGTTTAAAGCTGCGCAGCCTGCCTTACTATACCTTGTGCCCTTTACCTTGTTGCCACTGCTCACGATGGCATACCTGAAG GGTGATCTACGTCGAATGTGGAGTGAACCGTTCATATCTCAACAACCTTCTAAACACATGGAAGTTTGA
- the LOC143354357 gene encoding calcium release-activated calcium channel protein 1 gives MSRSLEIESGNMSNDNGIEKDLAKRNSVPNHDERRGRSNTILSQKSNEEITGKADKCTQIDFIQLSHGAHRTRPTSVAYLPKHAQTNDASYSHYNSKSTLYASQSELVLSPRSRNSRYVAMDMRSMGSLPFSSPHSNSHISNNVPYTCCCTCAGPQVPPTPTALSTEDHDGPEGLSWRRLHMSRAKLKATATTSELLSGFAMVAMVELQINDPNAVPEWLFVMFAVCTTVLVSVHIFALMISTYLLPNIEAISKLQVSRLVTESPHERMRGFIELAWAFSTVLGLFLFLVEVAILCWVKFWDYSFTAATASTIIVIPVLIVFIAFAVHFYHSLVVYKCESSVTDMNELESIKRNLDNVAIGQSSV, from the exons ATGAGCAGGAGTTTGGAGATTGAAAGCGGCAATATGTCGAACGATAATGGCATCGAAAAGGATCTGGCAAAGCGAAATAGTGTTCCCAATCACGATGAAAGGCGTGGAAGAAGCAATACCATCCTCTCGCAAAAGAGCAATGAGGAGATAACAGGGAAAGCGGACAAGTGTACTCAGATTGATTTTATCCAATTGTCCCATGGCGCTCACAGGACTAGACCAACTTCTGTAGCCTATCTACCGAAGCATGCTCAAACCAATGATGCCAGCTATTCCCATTACAACTCGAAGAGTACCTTGTACGCCTCTCAAAGCGAGTTGGTCCTGTCGCCAAGGAGCAGAAACAGTCGCTACGTGGCCATGGACATGAGATCGATGGGCAGCCTTCCATTTTCGAGTCCCCATTCGAACAGCCACATCTCGAACAATGTGCCATACACATGTTGCTGTACGTGTGCAGGACCCCAGGTACCGCCAACACCGACCGCCCTCTCTACGGAGGATCACGATGGTCCTGAAGGTCTCTCGTGGAGGAGACTCCACATGAGTCGCGCTAAATTGAAAGCAACTGCAACAACATCGGAATTGTTAAGCGGATTTGCAATG GTGGCTATGGTAGAACTCCAAATAAACGATCCGAACGCGGTGCCGGAGTGGCTGTTCGTGATGTTCGCTGTTTGCACAACCGTCCTGGTATCAGTGCACATCTTTGCTCTAATGATAAGCACATATTTGTTACCGAATATTGAGGCCATCAGTAAGCTTCAGGTATCGCGTTTGGTAACAGAATCGCCGCACGAGAGAATGCGCGGTTTCATCGAGTTGGCGTGGGCCTTCTCCACAGTTCTGGGCCTGTTTCTGTTTTTGGTCGAGGTAGCTATACTCTGTTGGGTGAAGTTCTGGGACTACTCTTTCACAGCCGCGACTGCCAGTACTATCATAGTGATCCCGGTCCTAATAGTCTTCATAGCTTTCGCTGTACACTTTTATCATTCCCTGGTGGTGTACAAATGCGAATCCTCGGTGACTGATATGAACGAGCTGGAGAGCATTAAACGGAATTTAGATAACGTGGCAATCGGACAGAGCAGCGTCTGA
- the LOC143354341 gene encoding uncharacterized protein LOC143354341: MTNTMGGANLHTPPSIFQHMMGQQGMSQQPGPWMYMPQVPPMSMPWSMQSLQQPKLVRFTGGSTFEPILHQKRKLALSDIADTRQTKQFITEEKMAAHFKDLHISPNYQSQSPATSTSVTEAQVVPPNELNMDLEVGATNLNADPTKSGQPKLVLSEEIKRLQPDPVIPPSLLSKLERPSMALVLWEPPSKHLRLLPSRVTSPPVPSASDSNNNSNSNNNNNEAIPNLNETLQSSNLPSFEPMEL; this comes from the exons ATGACA AACACAATGGGAGGAGCAAATCTTCACACACCCCCTTCGATATTCCAACACATGATGGGCCAACAGGGCATGTCCCAGCAGCCTGGACCTTGGATGTATATGCCACAAGTGCCTCCTATGTCTATGCCATGGAGCATGCAATCCTTGCAACAACCGAAGCTAGTCAGATTTACCGGTGGGTCTACCTTcgaaccaatcctccatcagaAGAGAAAATTAGCACTTTCGGATATAGCGGACAC GAGACAAACGAAGCAGTTTATAACAGAGGAAAAAATGGCAGCACATTTTAAAGATTTGCACATTAGTCCCAATTACCAGTCGCAATCGCCCGCAACATCCACATCGGTAACAGAAGCACAAGTGGTTCCTCCAAACGAGCTGAATATGGACTTGGAAGTAGGAGCAACGAATTTAAATGCGGATCCAACGAAATCTGGGCAACCCAAATTGGTTCTTTCGGAGGAGATTAAGAGGCTGCAACCAGACCCTGTTATTCCACCTTCGCTGTTATCTAAACT AGAGAGGCCCTCCATGGCACTAGTACTTTGGGAGCCACCGAGTAAACATCTACGTCTCCTGCCATCAAGGGTTACATCACCCCCGGTTCCCAGCGCGTCCGATAGTAACAACAACAGTAATagcaacaacaataataacGAAGCCATTCCGAACTTGAACGAGACATTGCAATCGAGTAATTTACCATCGTTCGAACCGATGGAATTATGA
- the LOC143354342 gene encoding fatty acid synthase, with amino-acid sequence MSVANAREMQSSSYVAPEPGEEVVITGIAGRFPESRNVQQLKENLMNKVDMITDNYTRWRLDHAEIPRDGGKVEDLSKFDAIFFGVHYKQAHTLDPMCRMLLEHAFEAILDAGVNPRQLRGTNTGVVIGSCISESEKTWFYEKLQASGFGITGCSRAMLANRISYFFGLHGPSYAIDTACSSSLVALDQAYRLIQTGVCDQVIVGGSNLCLHPYVSLQFARLGVLSTDCRCKSFDSRANGYVRSEAVSVIFLQKAKVAKRIYATVVYGKSNCDGYKEQGITFPASAIQKMLLEDFYRECKLSPTVISYLEAHGTGTSVGDPEEIHAIEQVFVKNRSTPLRIGSIKSNLGHAEPASGLCSVAKILIAMESGLIPPNLNFKSPIPGIKSFEDGMLQVITEPTPWDGGYVGINSFGFGGANAHILLKSHSKEKVNNGAPADDLPRLVALSGRHEEALDTFLNYVESIPIDVEFVRLLHEIHAEDITGNPCRGYTILGSKVSEKPPREIQEYSGMKRPVWFVFSGMGSQWPGMGESLMRFPTFAKAIQKCDAALKPFGVDIVDIITNKDKKTFDNILNSFVGIAAVQIGLVDLLASAGIVPDNIIGHSVGELGCAYADGCFTAEQMILSAYSRGLASIETKMIRGSMAAVGLGYEDIKDLCPPDIEVACHNGPESSTISGPAESMKKFVAELQASKIFAKEVPCSNIAYHSRYIAEAGPKLLAYLKKVIPDPKPRSPKWLSTSVSQSQWSAPEAQFSSAEYHTNNLLNSVLFAETATMIPTNAIAIEIAPHGLLQAILKRSLDPDVTNVPLTLRGHKDNAEYFLQALGKLYNAGIQLQLANIYPPVQFPVSRSTPMISPHIRWDHSNEWFVPVYTQRQKITTSERILDIYLEDENYEYMVHHVIDGRNLVPATGYLILVWETVSMLQGKLFDEVSVVFEDIKFERATTLSKDGKVQLTVVVQRGSGKFEISEGSTTVVSGMIRRTNNPTQEMIPTKLLPEMNDEEALTENDIYTELKLRGYDYTGVFRGLKSASIRGTKGHIQWRKNWAAFLDNMLQIKLLGLDTRALYVPTAIRKMTVDVKTHTDKVRNFGEESIDMPVYVYSDYDTIVSAGVEIRGLKANPIQRRRIMADPILEEYKFVAHRDKAETSLEEMVVLSSQVALESSLLTTPKILELIDPDDNLPIEEVLTPTVLKVLGNQPMIRPKMVLAANSERYEKLPDIEKITVLEPNKLPEDGSIFMAITYDISTRKRQHYLDQLMQAIVDDGFILTKEHVVNSDTYLYLRGYELAVVLEKSYKGQTLLLLKRLEKLPRITEVVYVNNNEFSWLNKVKEMLKAQEGKKKNERDTRLVLVAEGDLENGALGMVKCLRREPCGEIAKTVIIQDENAPKFSLDDPFYSDQLDIDIGINILRPGRVWGTYRHLPLPPLKPVPLSHGFVNIPVRGDLSSLQWTEGNLKPDPNNANLIKVVYSSLNFRDVMLATGKLTPETISQTRKLNECLIGFEFSGIDTSGRRVMGFSHSSSIANLVAPLPVTVWTVPDEWSLEDAATIPSAYFTAFYAFYIFGKLRKGEKVLIHAGSGAFGQAAINIALSESCEIFTTVGTPEKRKFIRETFPSIPDDHIGNSRDTSFEQMVMRQTGGVGVDIVLNSLAEDKLQASVRCLKYRGRFLEIGKFDMAANNQLGLEIFLKEVSFHGIIMDTMISGIYPDVQEEMHKFIDSRMKNKCIKPLARKCFEKHEVEVALRFMAAGKHIGKILIKVGNEKDPLNTPVLGYPRFYAAPDKSYVIVGGLGGLGLEMADWLVIRGVRNLVIVSRNGIKTGYQRMRTNVWKSYGVKVLIISGVDASKREDCEFILKSAEKQAPVDGVFNLAALLNDCLCVNQTEESFEESMKPKAGITKQLDLLTRTICPELRLFIVFSSLSCGRGSPGQTNYGMGNAVLERICERRVEEGLPGMAIEWGAVGEVGLAAKLLQDKKQLVVGGTLQQRISSCLEELDKFLCQTRPIVASMVVAEKRPSASEASTVLEAVMAIMSIKDLKNVSQSASLADLGMDSMMAVEIKQTLERDYEVFLTAQDIRALNIAKLVEMSTKDTKKQTKQLAKTITKTENLVGMQLLMRTMNVTILNTNYCVELAVKCKEKQNEVFLIPGIEGSATIFAPLASELRSSACCLQMGIYDTGLTIEEMADRLLPYVLERCKNRKDFTVVGYSYGSMIAIELVRRLEAQGYVGQLILLDGSPNYLKSIKSQQLFATTEDAFQNNLLVGILAVTNSSKTTEFKMALSKCTTWEEKLDALLEYTPEDVHKVYTPEAQKAIATFIYKRLQVLDEYDCDAMTPLRTPITLLKPTLLAIQMPDEAYGLRKLTYGRVTVGEVEGNHITMLENKRSAAVINGEPVEDEHMFKESLLTNDMEVQVKNISTVRAS; translated from the exons ATGTCGGTAGCAAACGCGCGCGAGATGCAGTCGTCGAGTTACGTTGCACCGGAACCTGGCGAAGAAGTGGTCATCACCGGTATCGCCGGTCGTTTCCCGGAGAGCCGCAACGTGCAGCAACTGAAGGAGAATCTGATGAACAAGGTCGACATGATCACGGACAACTATACTCGATGGCGACTAG ATCACGCTGAAATACCACGGGACGGTGGCAAGGTGGAAGATTTGTCCAAGTTCGACGCTATCTTCTTTGGCGTTCACTACAAACAAGCTCATACCCTGGACCCAATGTGCAGGATGCTGCTGGAACACGCGTTCGAGGCGATCCTTGACGCGGGGGTGAACCCCAGACAGCTGCGAGGGACCAACACAGGGGTCGTTATCGGATCCTGTATCAGCGAGTCGGAGAAGACTTGGTTCTACGAGAAACTGCAG GCAAGCGGGTTCGGCATCACCGGATGTAGCAGAGCTATGCTGGCGAACAGGATCTCCTACTTCTTCGGACTGCACGGGCCTTCCTACGCGATAGATACGGCTTGCAGCTCGAGTTTGGTCGCGTTGGATCAGGCTTACAGGCTGATACAGACCGGGGTCTGCGACCAGGTGATCGTGGGTGGCTCTAACCTCTGTCTGCACCCCTACGTGTCTCTCCAGTTCGCGCGTCTCG GTGTCCTGTCAACGGACTGCCGTTGTAAATCGTTTGACAGCAGAGCGAACGGTTACGTGCGCAGTGAGGCAGTCAGCGTCATCTTCCTGCAGAAGGCGAAGGTTGCCAAACGAATTTACGCAACGGTGGTCTACGGAAAGTCGAACTGCGACGGGTACAAGGAACAGGGGATTACGTTCCCTGCTAGCGCTATACAGAAGATGCTGTTGGAGGACTTCTACCGGGAGTGCAAGCTCTCCCCGACAGTCATATCCTATCTGGAAGCCCATGGGACTGGAACCAGCGTCGGCGACCCCGAGGAGATCCACGCTATCGAGCAAGTCTTCGTGAAAAACAGAAGCACTCCTTTGAGGATCGGTTCTATCAAGTCAAACTTGGGACACGCCGAACCTGCCAGTGGACTCTGCTCAGTGGCCAAG atCCTGATTGCTATGGAGTCCGGCTTGATTCCACCGAACCTGAACTTCAAGAGTCCCATTCCTGGTATCAAGAGCTTCGAGGATGGAATGCTACAGGTGATCACGGAACCAACCCCATGGGACGGTGGTTACGTGGGCATAAACTCGTTCGGTTTCGGCGGCGCGAATGCGCACATTCTCTTGAAATCTCACAGCAAGGAGAAGGTGAACAACGGTGCACCTGCAGACGACTTACCTAGGCTCGTGGCATTGTCCGGTCGTCACGAAGAAGCTTTGGATACTTTCCTGAATTAT GTGGAGAGTATTCCAATCGACGTGGAATTCGTTCGACTGTTGCACGAGATTCATGCCGAGGACATAACCGGTAACCCATGTAGGGGCTACACCATTCTTGGGTCGAAAGTATCCGAGAAGCCGCCTAGGGAGATTCAGGAATACTCTGGCATGAAGAGACCTGTCTGGTTCGTTTTCTCTGGAATGGGATCTCAGTGGCCTGGCATGG GTGAATCGCTGATGAGATTCCCCACCTTTGCCAAAGCCATCCAGAAGTGCGACGCGGCTCTGAAACCCTTCGGCGTGGACATCGTCGACATTATCACGAACAAGGACAAGAAAACCTTCGACAACATTCTGAATTCGTTCGTGGGAATCGCCGCGGTGCAG ATTGGTCTGGTGGATCTTCTGGCGTCCGCTGGCATCGTGCCCGACAACATAATCGGCCATTCCGTCGGAGAACTAGGCTGCGCTTACGCCGATGGCTGCTTTACTGCCGAGCAAATGATCCTCTCGGCTTATTCGAGAGGTCTCGCGTCTATCGAGACCAAAATGATTCGAGGATCCATGGCAGCGGTCGGCTTGGGCTACGAGGATATCAAGGATCTCTGTCCACCGGATATAGAGGTGGCTTGCCATAATGGCCCGGAGAGTTCTACAATCAGCGGCCCGGCAGAGTCTATGAAGAAGTTTGTGGCCGAACTACAG GCCAGCAAAATCTTCGCCAAGGAGGTACCGTGCAGTAATATCGCCTACCACAGCCGCTACATTGCGGAGGCTGGTCCGAAATTGCTGGCGTATCTGAAGAAAGTAATTCCGGATCCAAAACCGCGTAGTCCTAAGTGGTTGAGCACTTCTGTGAGCCAGAGCCAGTGGTCTGCACCGGAGGCACAGTTCTCCTCGGCAGAGTATCACACCAACAACCTCTTGAATTCTGTCTTGTTCGCCGAAACCGCCACGATGATCCCTACAAACGCTATAGCCATCGAGATCGCTCCTCATGGTCTCCTCCAGGCAATCTTGAAGAGATCGCTAGATCCGGACGTAACGAACGTACCTCTAACGTTGCGAGGCCACAAAGACAATGCCGAATACTTCCTGCAGGCTCTCGGGAAACTGTACAATGCAGGCATACAGTTACAGCTGGCCAACATCTATCCGCCTGTACAGTTCCCTGTTAGCCGCAGCACGCCGATGATCTCACCTCACATCAG ATGGGATCACTCGAACGAGTGGTTCGTGCCGGTCTACACGCAACGTCAGAAGATCACCACGTCGGAGAGAATTCTCGACATCTATTTGGAGGACGAGAACTACGAGTACATGGTCCACCATGTAATCGATGGAAGGAACCTGGTCCCAGCCACGGGATACCTGATCTTGGTATGGGAGACAGTCTCTATGCTGCAGGGAAAGCTGTTCGACGAAGTATCCGTAGTCTTTGAAGACATTAAATTCGAGCGCGCGACTACCCTATCCAAGGACGGCAAAGTTCAACTGACGGTCGTAGTCCAAAGAG GGTCCGGGAAGTTCGAGATATCCGAGGGATCCACGACCGTCGTATCCGGAATGATTCGCAGAACAAACAATCCCACGCAGGAGATGATCCCTACCAAGCTCCTACCAGAAATGAATGACGAGGAAGCCTTGACCGAGAACGATATCTACACGGAGCTAAAGTTGCGTGGCTACGACTACACAGGCGTGTTCAGAGGACTGAAGAGCGCCTCTATCAGAGGGACGAAGGGCCACATCCAGTGGAGGAAGAATTGGGCCGCTTTCCTGGACAACATGTTACAGATCAAACTGCTAGGTCTAGACACCAGAGCTCTATACGTGCCTACGGCTATAAGAAAGATGACCGTGGACGTCAAAACCCATACTGATAAGGTGCGGAACTTCGGCGAGGAGAGTATCG ATATGCCGGTCTACGTATACTCCGACTACGACACCATAGTCTCCGCGGGCGTGGAGATCCGTGGGCTAAAGGCGAATCCTATTCAGCGGCGCAGGATCATGGCGGACCCTATTCTCGAAGAGTACAAATTCGTGGCGCACCGAGACAAGGCGGAAACCAGCCTCGAAGAGATGGTTGTACTATCTTCACAAGTGGCTTTGGAGAGCAGCTTACTGACCACTCCAAAGATCCTGGAATTGATCGATCCCGATGACAACTTGCCCATCGAGGAAGTGCTCACGCCTACCGTCCTCAAGGTGTTAGGCAATCAGCCGATGATTCGACCAAAGATGGTGCTGGCCGCGAACTCGGAGAGGTACGAAAAGCTTCCAGATATCGAGAAGATTACCGTGCTAGAGCCGAACAAGTTGCCAGAGGACGGATCCATCTTTATGGCCATCACTTACGACATCTCAACGAGGAAGAGGCAACACTACCTCGATCAGCTGATGCAGGCTATCGTCGACGACGGGTTTATTCTGACAAAGGAGCACGTAGTGAACAGCGACACTTATTTGTACCTTCGAGGATACGAACTGGCCGTTGTGCTGGAGAAAAGCTACAAAGGCCAGACCCTTTTGCTTTTGAAGAGGCTGGAGAAACTACCCAGGATCACGGAAGTAGTTTATGTGAACAACAATGAATTCAGCTGGCTGAACAAGGTGAAAGAAATGCTGAAGGCCCAGGaagggaagaagaagaacgaaAGGGACACGCGATTAGTCCTGGTCGCTGAAGGAGACCTGGAGAACGGGGCTCTGGGCATGGTCAAGTGTCTCAGAAGAGAACCCTGCGGCGAAATAGCGAAAACAGTGATCATACAGGATGAGAATGCTCCCAAATTCTCGTTGGATGATCCATTCTATTCCGACCAACTTGACATTGACATCGGCATTAACATTCTACGACCAGGAAGGGTTTGGGGTACTTATAGGCATCTGCCTCTGCCACCTTTGAAACCTGTTCCTTTGTCCCATGGCTTTGTGAACATACCG GTCAGAGGAGATCTGAGTTCCCTTCAGTGGACCGAGGGCAACCTCAAACCGGATCCCAACAACGCGAACCTCATCAAGGTAGTCTACTCTTCCCTGAACTTCAGGGACGTAATGTTGGCCACCGGTAAACTGACGCCTGAAACCATCTCGCAGACCAGAAAGCTGAACGAGTGTCTAATCGGATTCGAGTTCAGTGGAATAGACACCAGTGGACGTAGAGTGATGGGCTTCTCTCACAGCAG TTCTATAGCGAACCTGGTCGCTCCGCTGCCTGTGACCGTGTGGACCGTACCAGACGAATGGTCCTTGGAGGATGCAGCGACCATCCCCAGTGCATACTTCACTGCATTTTATGCGTTCTACATCTTTGGTAAACTAAGGAAGGGTGAGAAGGTCCTGATCCACGCTGGTAGCGGTGCTTTCGGTCAAGCTGCAATTAATATTGCCCTCTCCGAGAGTTGCGAGATCTTCACCACCGTCGGAACACCGGAAAAGAGGAAGTTCATCAGGGAAACGTTTCCCAGTATCCCTGACGATCACATCGGTAACTCGAGAGACACTAGTTTCGAGCAAATGGTGATGAGACAGACTGGTGGCGTAGGCGTGGACATCGTGTTGAACTCGTTGGCAGAGGACAAGCTCCAAGCATCGGTTCGGTGCTTAAAATACCGAGGCCGATTCCTGGAGATCGGTAAGTTTGACATGGCAGCGAACAACCAGCTGGGACTGGAGATCTTCTTGAAGGAAGTCAGCTTCCACGGAATTATTATGGACACTATGATCAGCGGGATTTATCCGGATGTTCAGGAAGAAATGCACAAATTCATCGATTCGCGAATGAAGAACAAATGTATCAAGCCTTTGGCTAGGAAATGCTTCGAGAAGCACGAAGTGGAGGTTGCGTTAAGGTTCATGGCTGCTGGCAAGCATATAGGAAAG ATTCTGATCAAAGTGGGCAACGAGAAGGATCCGTTGAATACACCAGTGCTAGGCTATCCGCGTTTCTATGCTGCTCCGGACAAGAGTTATGTGATTGTTGGTGGTTTGGGTGGCCTTGGGCTGGAGATGGCCGACTGGCTGGTAATCCGGGGTGTCAGGAACCTGGTGATCGTCTCTCGCAACGGTATCAAGACTGGATACCAGCGGATGAGGACGAACGTCTGGAAATCGTACGGCGTGAAGGTCCTCATCATTTCCGGCGTAGACGCGTCGAAGCGTGAGGATTGCGAGTTCATCTTGAAGTCCGCAGAGAAACAAGCGCCTGTGGACGGCGTATTCAACCTGGCGGCGCTGTTGAACGACTGTCTCTGCGTTAACCAGACGGAGGAGAGTTTCGAGGAAAGCATGAAGCCCAAGGCAGGCATCACCAAGCAGCTAGACCTGCTCACGAGGACAATCTGCCCGGAGCTTCGTCTCTTTATCGTGTTCTCATCCCTCTCCTGTGGAAGAGGAAGTCCTGGTCAGACTAATTATGGTATGGGCAACGCGGTGTTGGAGAGAATCTGCGAGAGGAGGGTCGAAGAAGGTCTGCCAGGCATGGCGATCGAGTGGGGAGCCGTGGGAGAAGTTGGTCTGGCTGCCAAACTTCTTCAAGATAAGAAACAGCTCGTGGTCGGCGGAACCTTGCAACAAAGGATATCCTCGTGCCTGGAAGAACTGGACAAATTCCTCTGTCAAACCCGTCCCATCGTGGCTAGCATGGTGGTAGCGGAGAAACGACCTAGCGCCAGCGAAGCTAGTACTGTCCTCGAAGCAGTGATGGCTATTATGA GCATCAAGGATCTTAAGAACGTCAGCCAGAGCGCTTCTCTGGCGGATCTCGGAATGGACTCCATGATGGCCGTGGAGATAAAGCAGACGCTAGAACGCGATTACGAAGTATTCCTGACCGCCCAGGACATTCGAGCCTTGAACATAGCCAAACTGGTAGAAATGTCCACGAAGGACACCAAGAAACAGACCAAGCAGCTTGCGAAGACAATCACGAAGACAGAGAATTTGGTGGGAATGCAGCTGCTGATGAGGACAATGAACGTAACTATTCTGAACACCAATTACTGCGTTGAACTTGCGGTGAAATGCAAGGAGAAACAAAACGAAGTGTTCCTTATTCCTGGTATCGAAGGAAGCGCTACGATCTTTGCACCATTGGCGTCTGAATTGAGATCTTCAGCCTGCTGCTTGCAGATGGGAATATACGATACAGGGCTGACCATAGAAGAAATGGCGGACCGTCTTTTACCA TATGTCTTAGAAAGATGTAAAAACCGAAAAGACTTCACCGTAGTAGGTTATTCGTACGGGTCGATGATAGCCATCGAGCTGGTAAGGAGATTAGAGGCTCAAGGCTACGTCGGTCAGCTAATACTTTTGGACGGGTCCCCCAATTATTTGAAGAGTATAAAGTCGCAGCAGCTCTTCGCCACGACAGAGGATGCCTTCCAGAATAATCTCCTGGTCGGCATATTGGCCGTTACCAATTCGTCAAAAACCACCGAG TTTAAAATGGCGTTGAGCAAGTGCACCACTTGGGAAGAGAAACTGGATGCGCTGCTCGAGTATACGCCGGAGGATGTTCATAAAGTGTACACGCCCGAGGCGCAGAAGGCTATCGCCACGTTTATATACAAACGCTTACAGGTATTAGACGAATACGATTGCGATGCTATGACTCCGCTGAGAACACCCATCACGTTATTGAAACCGACGTTGTTGGCCATACAAATGCCCGACGAGGCTTATGGTTTGCGCAAG TTGACTTATGGAAGAGTAACCGTGGGCGAGGTAGAGGGCAACCACATTACTATGCTTGAAAACAAGAGGAGCGCGGCAGTGATCAACGGCGAACCAGTAGAGGACGAGCACATGTTCAAAGAGAGCCTGCTGACTAACGATATGGAAGTACAGGTCAAAAACATATCCACAGTGAGAGCGTCGTGA